A genomic window from Pagrus major chromosome 23, Pma_NU_1.0 includes:
- the LOC141020025 gene encoding ER lumen protein-retaining receptor 3, which produces MNIFRLAGDVSHLVAIIILLLKIWRSKSCAGISGKSQVLFALVFTTRYLDLFTVFISAYNTVMKVVFLALSYATVYLIYMRFRNTYDSENDTFRVEFLLVPVIGLSFLENYAFTPLEILWTFSIFLEAVAIMPQLFMITKTGEAESITTHYLFFLGLYRALYIANWVWRYHTEGFFDQIAVVSGVVQTIFYCDFFYLYATRVLRGRGKMSLPMPV; this is translated from the exons ATGAACATCTTTCGTCTGGCGGGTGACGTGTCACATCTGGTGGCTATCATCATCCTGTTGCTGAAGATATGGAGGTCCAAATCCTGTGCTG GCATCTCTGGGAAGTCTCAGGTGCTGTTTGCCCTGGTCTTCACCACCAGATACCTTGACTTGTTCACGGTCTTCATCTCTGCTTACAACACAGTCATGAAG GTGGTGTTCCTGGCTCTGTCCTATGCCACCGTGTACCTGATCTACATGCGCTTCAGGAACACATATGACTCAGAGAACGACACATTCCGTGTGGAGTTCCTGTTGGTGCCAGTAATCGGGCTCTCCTTCCTGGAAAACTACGCTTTCACCCCactggag ATCCTGTGGACCTTCTCCATCTTCCTGGAGGCGGTGGCCATAATGCCGCAGCTCTTCATGATCACCAAGACGGGTGAGGCAGAATCCATCACCACCCACTACCTGTTCTTCCTCGGCCTCTACCGAGCCCTGTACATCGCCAACTGGGTGTGGCGTTACCACACGGAGGGCTTCTTCGATCAGATAGCCGTAGTGTCCGGCGTCGTGCAGACCATTTTCTATTGTGACTTCTTCTACCTTTACGCCACAAGGG TGCttagaggaagaggaaagatgaGCCTGCCGATGCCCGTTTAA
- the LOC141018914 gene encoding GTPase IMAP family member 7-like gives MSSPENAASYEGCEAPLPTSEAEPLRIVLLGRTGTGRSSSGNTILGRSAFWVDVSPCSVTTQCQRKTLTVDGRSVSVIDTPGFFHTQLSPEEVMAEVGRCVVLSSPGPHAFLVTLQPGRFTQEERDTLEWIKVMFGPGATRFTVVLFTWGDQLQGKSIEDFLQESDELSEFVRSCCGGYHVFDNSEQEKTTECPQQVVQLLKKIDKIVADNGGGCYSNEMYKEAERAISEAQERILGERGHKFLQKEAQDKEEQGELERGKKEDEERRREEEEARKRAERLFWSELVTAMGRGAAEGAGIMGKDKGKGKAVKKVKVVEKAAALAASPLSIRSAARAVEGAVREGSKVFFKHKKTLLH, from the exons ATGTCGTCCCCTGAAAATGCTGCGTCATATGAAG GCTGCGAAGCACCACTCCCTACATCAGAGGCTGAACCCCTGAGGATTGTTCTGTTGGGGAGGACAGGAACAGGCAGGAGCTCCTCAGGCAACACCATCCTGGGCAGGTCCGCCTTCTGGGTCGATGTCTCCCCCTGCTCGGTCACCACACAGTGCCAGAGAAAAACTCTGACAGTGGACGGGCGGAGTGTCTCTGTGATCGACACTCCCGGTTTCTTCCACACACAGCTGTCCCCCGAGGAGGTCATGGCAGAGGTGGGACGGTGTGTTGTCCTGTCCTCTCCGGGACCCCATGCCTTCCTGGTGACCCTGCAGCCTGGCAGGTTCAcccaggaagagagagacaccTTAGAGTGGATCAAGGTTATGTTTGGTCCTGGAGCCACCAGGTTCACTGTGGTGTTGTTCACCTGGGGAGACCAGCTGCAGGGGAAAAGCATCGAAGACTTCCTGCAGGAGAGTGATGAGCTGTCAGAATTTGTCAGGAGCTGCTGTGGGGGGTATCACGTCTTTGATAATAGTGAACAGGAGAAGACAACAGAGTGTCCACAACAGGTTGTACAACTTCTGAAGAAGATAGACAAGATTGTGGCAGACAACGGAGGTGGTTGCTACAGCAACGAGATGTACAAGGAGGCTGAGAGGGCCATCAGTGAAGCACAGGAGAGGATTCTGGGAGAAAGAGGACACAAGTTCCTTCAGAAGGAGGCTCAAGACaaagaggagcagggagagttagagagggggaagaaggaagatgaggagaggaggagggaggaagaagaggccAGGAAAAGGGCGGAGAGGCTCTTCTGGTCTGAGCTGGTGACTGCGATGGGGAGAGGCGCAGCAGAGGGAGCAGGGATCATGGGGAAAGACAAGGGGAAGGGGAAGGCTGTGAAGAAGGTGAAGGTGGTGGAGAAGGCAGCAGCTCTGGCAGCGTCGCCGCTCTCCATCCGCTCAGCTGCAAGAGCGGTGGAGGGAGCCGTGAGGGAAGGAAGCAAGgtgttttttaaacacaaaaaaactttgCTGCATTGA